A part of Homoserinibacter sp. YIM 151385 genomic DNA contains:
- a CDS encoding ABC transporter ATP-binding protein produces the protein MTQHSPGVEVTGAARSFGPVHAVRDVSLRAEPGRVTALIGPNGSGKTTLLLMLASLLAPDRGQIRIEGADPVADPRAVRRVMGWMPDVLGSWASLSVRTSLELTGRLYGLDRAAARARALELVQLVDLVPLAEQPSRVLSRGQKQRLSLARALVHDPRVLLLDEPASGLDPAARHALRTLMRRLADEGRTIIVSSHVLAELDEMADDAVFMEAGVTVSAERIAAAKTVRREWRVRSRQPEALRGALEAAGVAAPDVRDDGPGLLVSVAGDEGASELLASLVRAGVPVVAFAPAVGDLEHTFLDLSTRREGAGS, from the coding sequence ATGACCCAGCACTCGCCGGGCGTCGAGGTGACCGGCGCGGCCCGGTCCTTCGGCCCCGTCCACGCCGTCCGCGACGTGTCGCTGCGCGCCGAGCCGGGGCGTGTGACCGCGCTCATCGGGCCCAACGGCTCCGGCAAGACGACGCTCCTGCTCATGCTCGCCTCCCTCCTCGCCCCCGACCGCGGTCAGATCCGCATCGAGGGCGCCGACCCCGTCGCCGACCCGCGAGCGGTCCGCCGGGTCATGGGCTGGATGCCGGACGTGCTCGGATCCTGGGCCTCCCTGAGCGTCCGCACCTCCCTCGAGCTCACCGGCCGCCTCTACGGGCTCGACCGCGCCGCCGCCCGGGCCAGGGCGCTCGAGCTCGTGCAGCTCGTCGACCTCGTGCCGCTCGCCGAGCAGCCCAGCCGGGTGCTCTCGCGCGGGCAGAAGCAGCGGCTCAGCCTCGCCCGCGCGCTCGTCCACGACCCGCGCGTGCTGCTCCTCGACGAGCCGGCATCCGGCCTCGACCCGGCTGCCCGGCACGCGCTGCGCACCCTCATGCGCCGCCTCGCCGACGAGGGGCGCACCATCATCGTCTCGAGCCACGTCCTCGCCGAGCTCGACGAGATGGCCGACGACGCCGTCTTCATGGAGGCGGGCGTCACCGTGAGCGCGGAGCGCATCGCCGCCGCGAAGACGGTGCGCCGCGAATGGCGCGTCCGATCGCGCCAGCCGGAGGCGCTCCGCGGGGCGCTCGAGGCGGCGGGCGTCGCCGCGCCGGACGTCCGCGACGACGGCCCCGGCCTCCTCGTCTCCGTCGCCGGCGACGAGGGCGCGAGCGAGCTGCTCGCCTCGCTCGTGCGCGCCGGCGTCCCGGTCGTCGCCTTCGCGCCCGCGGTCGGCGACCTCGAGCACACCTTCCTCGATCTCTCCACCCGGCGAGAGGGGGCCGGCTCATGA
- a CDS encoding CGNR zinc finger domain-containing protein, with protein MFANDTNESLGFVANLVNTVPAASASGEDELSLVPQLHAILDENRFSGRRDRTRAELEEVVEVRDRLARYWELEEAAAVAEINEVLSAANAVPQLVDHDDIGWHLHATADDAPLAQRILVEAAMALSEVVRAGGLDRLRRCEADDCGGVLVDTTRNHSKRYCSVRCSNRMNAAAFRERAAETAAIELPAR; from the coding sequence ATGTTTGCCAATGACACGAATGAGTCGCTGGGTTTCGTCGCGAACCTCGTGAACACCGTCCCCGCGGCCTCCGCCAGCGGCGAGGACGAGCTCTCGCTCGTCCCCCAGCTGCACGCGATCCTCGACGAGAACCGCTTCTCCGGGCGACGCGACCGCACGCGCGCCGAGCTCGAGGAGGTCGTCGAGGTGCGCGACCGCCTCGCCCGCTACTGGGAGCTCGAGGAGGCCGCCGCGGTCGCCGAGATCAACGAGGTCCTGAGCGCGGCGAACGCCGTCCCCCAGCTCGTCGACCACGACGACATCGGCTGGCACCTGCACGCGACCGCCGACGACGCCCCGCTCGCCCAGCGCATCCTCGTCGAGGCGGCGATGGCCCTCAGCGAGGTCGTGCGCGCGGGCGGGCTCGACCGGCTCCGCCGCTGCGAGGCCGACGACTGCGGCGGCGTGCTCGTCGACACCACCCGCAACCACTCCAAGCGCTACTGCAGCGTGCGCTGCTCGAACCGCATGAACGCGGCCGCCTTCCGCGAGCGCGCGGCCGAGACGGCGGCGATCGAGCTGCCGGCGCGATGA
- a CDS encoding EamA family transporter — protein sequence MMSAQGTPRRAALGVPLAVASALAFGLGGAFASPLLAAGWTPGGVALVRVSLAALVLAGPAALAMRGRWVVLWRARRRILAYAVLAVAGTQLAFYASIERIPVGTALLVQYLAPVLLIVVVWARSRRAPARVVLAGSGLAVAGLALVIGPSGLGGSLDLVGVGFSALAMIGVAVYFVLSAVPGDEVPPVALAGSGFALGALVIGLAGALGALPIRVRLVEVELGGAQVPWILPLALLVLVSTAFSYVCGITTAGLLGSRAASFFGLLEVVFATLAAWLLLGQAIEQVQILGTVLVVAGVVVVKLERVQPVVIATMPIPVVAVDGGLATVSSSSLVDDESAVEVPVTLAVPLATAPIDLMSFPTALPTPVPAESLAEPESVAMPMTVPIEIMVPVDVIADAAVEEAAALEGTHEERAHEERAHEERTHEGGADRMRTA from the coding sequence ATGATGTCCGCACAGGGTACCCCGCGCCGTGCCGCGCTCGGGGTCCCCCTCGCCGTCGCCTCCGCGCTCGCCTTCGGCCTCGGGGGCGCGTTCGCGAGCCCGCTGCTTGCCGCGGGATGGACGCCGGGGGGCGTCGCGCTCGTCCGCGTGTCGCTCGCGGCCCTCGTGCTCGCGGGGCCGGCGGCCCTCGCCATGCGCGGGCGCTGGGTCGTCCTCTGGCGGGCCCGCCGCCGCATCCTCGCCTACGCGGTCCTCGCGGTCGCGGGCACGCAGCTCGCCTTCTACGCCTCGATCGAGCGCATCCCGGTCGGCACGGCGCTGCTCGTGCAGTACCTCGCGCCCGTGCTCCTCATCGTCGTGGTCTGGGCGCGCAGCCGCCGCGCGCCGGCGCGGGTCGTGCTCGCGGGCTCCGGCCTCGCGGTCGCGGGCCTCGCGCTTGTCATCGGCCCCTCGGGCCTCGGCGGCTCGCTCGACCTCGTCGGGGTCGGCTTCTCGGCGCTCGCGATGATCGGCGTCGCCGTCTACTTCGTGCTCTCGGCGGTCCCCGGCGACGAGGTGCCGCCGGTCGCGCTCGCCGGCTCCGGCTTCGCGCTCGGTGCGCTCGTGATCGGGCTCGCCGGCGCGCTCGGGGCGCTGCCGATCCGGGTGCGGCTCGTCGAGGTGGAGCTCGGCGGCGCCCAGGTGCCGTGGATCCTCCCGCTCGCGCTGCTCGTGCTCGTCTCGACCGCGTTCTCCTATGTCTGCGGCATCACGACGGCCGGCCTCCTCGGCTCGCGCGCCGCGAGCTTCTTCGGCCTCCTCGAGGTCGTCTTCGCGACCCTCGCCGCCTGGCTGCTGCTCGGGCAGGCGATCGAGCAGGTCCAGATCCTCGGCACGGTGCTCGTCGTCGCGGGTGTCGTCGTCGTGAAGCTCGAGCGCGTGCAGCCGGTCGTCATCGCGACCATGCCGATCCCGGTCGTGGCAGTCGACGGCGGGCTCGCGACCGTGTCCTCCTCGTCGCTCGTCGACGACGAGTCCGCGGTCGAGGTGCCCGTCACGCTCGCGGTGCCGCTCGCGACGGCGCCCATCGACCTCATGTCCTTCCCGACGGCGCTCCCGACGCCGGTCCCCGCCGAGTCGCTCGCCGAGCCGGAGTCGGTCGCGATGCCGATGACGGTGCCGATCGAGATCATGGTCCCGGTCGACGTGATCGCGGACGCCGCGGTCGAGGAGGCGGCAGCGCTCGAGGGCACGCACGAGGAGCGGGCGCACGAGGAGCGGGCGCACGAGGAGCGCACGCACGAGGGCGGCGCGGATCGGATGCGGACGGCATGA
- a CDS encoding EamA family transporter yields the protein MSAGGSRTAAGLVLALVSTLAFAVSGAFVAPLLETGWTPAAAVTARVLVAGLALAIPAAVALRGRWRRLARAWRRVLAFGLVPIALTQLAYFAAIDRIPIGTALLIEYLAPVLLVALAWVRTRRRPALVVLAGSVAAIGGLALVIGPGGGALDLLGLAFAGVAAVGLAAYFLLGAMPDGGVPPVALAASGLLLGGLVLALLGAVGILPLAWHLGEVTLLGAQVSFLVPLLVVALIGTSLAYASGIAATARLGSRLASFVGLLEVVFAVVVAWLLLGQVLAPLQLAGGALILVGIALVRAERPGPVELEPATADTLGRRTRS from the coding sequence ATGAGCGCGGGCGGGAGCCGGACGGCGGCGGGCCTCGTGCTCGCCCTCGTGTCGACCCTCGCCTTCGCGGTCTCGGGCGCCTTCGTCGCGCCGCTGCTCGAGACCGGCTGGACGCCGGCCGCCGCCGTCACGGCACGGGTGCTCGTCGCGGGCCTCGCCCTCGCGATCCCGGCCGCCGTCGCCCTCCGCGGCCGCTGGCGGCGACTCGCCCGCGCCTGGCGGCGGGTGCTCGCCTTCGGCCTCGTGCCGATCGCGCTCACCCAGCTCGCCTACTTCGCGGCGATCGACCGCATCCCGATCGGCACGGCGCTCCTCATCGAGTACCTCGCGCCCGTGCTGCTCGTCGCCCTCGCCTGGGTGCGCACGCGGCGCCGGCCCGCGCTCGTCGTCCTCGCCGGGTCGGTCGCGGCGATCGGCGGGCTCGCGCTCGTGATCGGCCCGGGCGGCGGTGCGCTCGACCTCCTGGGCCTCGCCTTCGCGGGCGTCGCCGCGGTGGGGCTCGCGGCCTACTTCCTGCTCGGCGCCATGCCCGACGGCGGCGTGCCGCCGGTCGCGCTCGCCGCCTCGGGGCTGCTCCTCGGCGGGCTCGTGCTCGCCCTGCTCGGCGCCGTCGGCATCCTGCCCCTCGCCTGGCACCTCGGCGAGGTGACGCTGCTCGGCGCGCAGGTCTCGTTCCTGGTGCCGCTGCTCGTCGTCGCCCTCATCGGCACCTCGCTCGCCTACGCGAGCGGGATCGCGGCCACCGCCCGCCTCGGATCGCGCCTCGCGAGCTTCGTCGGCCTGCTCGAGGTCGTCTTCGCGGTCGTCGTCGCGTGGCTGCTGCTGGGGCAGGTGCTCGCGCCGCTGCAGCTCGCGGGCGGCGCCCTCATCCTCGTCGGCATCGCGCTCGTGCGCGCCGAGCGGCCGGGCCCGGTCGAGCTGGAGCCGGCGACCGCCGACACGCTGGGGCGCCGCACCCGCTCCTGA
- a CDS encoding histidine--tRNA ligase: protein MRDFLPAEKTRREHVLGVIRGVYRAHGFDEIETPVMEDASRLHAGLGGDNEKLAFGVLKRGLSREDLQSAEQALDLADLGLRFDLTVPLARFYASHRAELPTVFRAIQIAPVWRAERPQKGRYRQFMQCDIDIMGEAGPLAEVELLAATLDALDALGLSDARIRINDRRLLVGMLRGFGFAEDEHDSVLITIDKLDKIQAAGVVAELRERGATAAAVNQLENFLRRPQTMEYVAFGERQIRRGLPGGADDRVVAELAAIGEAVDAARLAAGAEPLPDGASLLEFDPFLVRGMGYYTGPIFEVAHPSVGYSLGGGGRYDGMIGRFLGQDVPAAGFSLGFERLVDLVALREGEAQDAVAIVHDADAAPASLAVLKASLLAQGARVRLARRTKNTKPLLDQLAAEGFTRFAFASAETTPETLELRPLGAS from the coding sequence ATGCGCGACTTCCTCCCCGCCGAGAAGACCCGGCGCGAGCACGTGCTCGGCGTCATCCGCGGGGTCTACCGCGCGCACGGCTTCGACGAGATCGAGACGCCCGTCATGGAGGACGCGTCCCGCCTCCACGCCGGTCTCGGCGGCGACAACGAGAAGCTCGCCTTCGGGGTCCTCAAGCGCGGTCTCTCCCGGGAGGACCTGCAGTCGGCCGAGCAGGCGCTCGACCTCGCCGACCTCGGGCTCCGCTTCGACCTGACGGTGCCGCTGGCGCGCTTCTATGCGAGCCACCGGGCCGAGCTCCCGACGGTGTTCCGCGCCATCCAGATCGCGCCCGTGTGGCGCGCGGAGCGCCCCCAGAAGGGCCGCTACCGGCAGTTCATGCAGTGCGACATCGACATCATGGGGGAGGCCGGCCCGCTCGCCGAGGTCGAGCTGCTCGCGGCGACCCTCGACGCGCTCGACGCGCTCGGGCTCTCGGATGCCCGCATCCGCATCAACGACCGCCGCCTGCTGGTCGGGATGCTGCGCGGGTTCGGCTTCGCGGAGGACGAGCACGACAGCGTGCTCATCACGATCGACAAGCTCGACAAGATCCAGGCCGCCGGCGTCGTCGCGGAGCTGCGGGAGCGCGGCGCGACGGCGGCGGCCGTGAACCAGCTCGAGAACTTCCTGCGCCGCCCGCAGACGATGGAATATGTCGCCTTCGGCGAGCGGCAGATCCGCCGCGGGCTGCCCGGGGGCGCCGACGACCGGGTCGTCGCGGAGCTCGCCGCGATCGGCGAGGCGGTCGACGCCGCGCGCCTCGCGGCCGGCGCCGAGCCGCTCCCGGACGGCGCGAGCCTGCTCGAGTTCGACCCCTTCCTCGTGCGCGGCATGGGCTACTACACCGGCCCCATCTTCGAGGTCGCGCACCCGTCGGTCGGCTACTCGCTCGGCGGCGGCGGCCGCTACGACGGCATGATCGGCCGCTTCCTCGGCCAGGACGTCCCCGCCGCCGGCTTCTCGCTCGGCTTCGAGCGGCTCGTCGACCTCGTCGCACTCCGGGAGGGCGAGGCGCAGGATGCCGTGGCGATCGTCCACGACGCCGACGCCGCCCCGGCATCCCTCGCCGTGCTCAAGGCCTCGCTGCTCGCGCAGGGCGCCCGCGTGCGGCTCGCCCGCCGCACGAAGAACACGAAGCCGCTGCTCGACCAGCTCGCCGCGGAGGGCTTCACGCGCTTCGCCTTCGCGAGCGCCGAGACGACCCCCGAGACCCTGGAGCTCCGCCCGCTCGGCGCGTCATGA
- a CDS encoding type II toxin-antitoxin system Phd/YefM family antitoxin: MAITASEARADLFGLIERVNLDHIEVEITSKRGAAVIMSKDEYDALIETAHLLRSPANARRLLRALDSARAGAGTEREPIEG; this comes from the coding sequence ATGGCCATCACCGCGAGCGAGGCCCGAGCCGATCTCTTCGGCCTCATCGAGCGCGTCAACCTCGACCACATCGAGGTCGAGATCACGTCGAAGCGCGGTGCCGCGGTCATCATGTCGAAGGACGAGTACGACGCGCTCATCGAGACCGCTCATCTGCTCCGATCGCCCGCCAACGCACGTCGACTGCTGCGCGCGCTCGACAGCGCACGGGCCGGCGCGGGCACCGAGCGCGAGCCGATCGAGGGATGA
- a CDS encoding Txe/YoeB family addiction module toxin, with translation MTRRLVWVDEAWEDYLHWQGQDRKTLKRINLLIADVRRGDPFEGIGKPEPLKHALAGAWSRRIDDVNRLVYIADAESVTILQARYHY, from the coding sequence ATGACGCGCCGACTCGTCTGGGTCGACGAGGCCTGGGAGGACTACCTCCACTGGCAGGGGCAGGATCGGAAGACCCTCAAGCGGATCAACCTGCTCATCGCGGATGTCCGCCGCGGCGATCCCTTCGAGGGGATCGGCAAGCCGGAGCCGCTCAAGCACGCGCTCGCGGGAGCGTGGTCGCGGCGGATCGACGACGTCAACCGGCTCGTCTACATCGCGGATGCGGAGTCGGTCACGATCCTCCAGGCGCGATACCACTACTGA
- the eno gene encoding phosphopyruvate hydratase has product MSAIEAVQAREILDSRGNPTVEVEVLLEDGTVSRAAVPSGASTGAFEAYELRDGDQDRYLGKGVRKAVAAVEDELGPAIEGLEADDQRLVDATLKDVDGTDNKSKVGANAILGVSLAVAKAAAESADLELFRYVGGPNAHTLPVPMMNIINGGAHADNGIDVQEFMILPIGAPTFSEALRWGAEVYHALKSELKKAGHATGLGDEGGFAPDLQTGREALDFIVASIEKAGYTLGEQIALGMDVASTEFFQDGVYTYEGQELSAAELTAYYESLVADYPLVSIEDPLAEDDWAGYEALTASLGQKTQIVGDDLFVTNPSRLADGIEKRVGNSILVKVNQIGTLTETLDAVSMAHRAGYTAILSHRSGETEDTTIADLAVATDCGQIKTGAPARSERVAKYNQLLRIEELLGDAAVYAGRSAFPRFKG; this is encoded by the coding sequence GTGTCTGCAATCGAGGCCGTCCAGGCCCGCGAGATCCTCGACTCCCGAGGCAACCCGACCGTCGAGGTCGAGGTCCTCCTCGAGGACGGCACCGTCTCCCGCGCCGCCGTCCCCTCGGGTGCCTCGACCGGCGCCTTCGAGGCCTACGAGCTCCGCGACGGCGACCAGGACCGCTACCTCGGCAAGGGCGTCCGCAAGGCCGTCGCCGCCGTCGAGGACGAGCTCGGCCCGGCCATCGAGGGCCTCGAGGCCGACGACCAGCGCCTCGTCGACGCGACCCTCAAGGACGTCGACGGCACCGACAACAAGTCGAAGGTCGGCGCCAACGCCATCCTGGGCGTCTCGCTCGCCGTCGCGAAGGCGGCCGCCGAGTCGGCCGACCTCGAGCTCTTCCGCTACGTGGGCGGCCCCAACGCCCACACCCTGCCCGTCCCGATGATGAACATCATCAACGGCGGCGCGCACGCCGACAACGGCATCGACGTGCAGGAGTTCATGATCCTGCCGATCGGCGCCCCCACCTTCTCCGAGGCGCTCCGCTGGGGCGCCGAGGTGTACCACGCGCTCAAGAGCGAGCTCAAGAAGGCCGGCCACGCGACCGGCCTCGGCGACGAGGGCGGCTTCGCCCCCGACCTGCAGACCGGCCGCGAGGCGCTCGACTTCATCGTCGCCTCCATCGAGAAGGCGGGCTACACGCTCGGCGAGCAGATCGCGCTCGGCATGGACGTCGCCTCCACCGAGTTCTTCCAGGACGGCGTCTACACGTACGAGGGCCAGGAGCTCTCGGCCGCCGAGCTGACGGCGTACTACGAGTCGCTCGTCGCCGACTACCCTCTCGTCTCGATCGAGGACCCGCTGGCCGAGGACGACTGGGCCGGCTACGAGGCGCTCACCGCCTCGCTCGGCCAGAAGACGCAGATCGTCGGCGACGACCTCTTCGTCACGAACCCGAGCCGCCTCGCGGACGGCATCGAGAAGCGCGTCGGCAACTCGATCCTCGTGAAGGTCAACCAGATCGGCACGCTCACCGAGACGCTCGACGCCGTGTCGATGGCGCACCGCGCCGGCTACACCGCGATCCTGTCGCACCGCTCGGGCGAGACCGAGGACACGACGATCGCCGACCTCGCCGTCGCGACCGACTGCGGCCAGATCAAGACGGGCGCGCCCGCGCGCTCGGAGCGCGTCGCGAAGTACAACCAGCTGCTCCGCATCGAGGAGCTCCTCGGCGATGCCGCCGTGTACGCGGGCCGCTCGGCGTTCCCGCGCTTCAAGGGCTGA
- a CDS encoding FtsB family cell division protein: MAKRERTERVPVAMAAESRPMAWLREFRLSGFALSALLLIVTALVVLAPSLKTLVEQQQRIAQLRADVEAAEAEVGELQAQVDRWSDPAYIEAQARDRLYYVFPGDVSYLVIGSGDDEASLEEPEISDKIQATRVDWMRALVGSLYTAGLTDAEPDELASPVQKGQTP, encoded by the coding sequence GTGGCGAAGCGGGAGCGGACGGAGCGGGTGCCCGTCGCGATGGCGGCCGAGAGCCGCCCGATGGCCTGGCTCCGCGAGTTCCGCCTCTCGGGCTTCGCGCTCTCCGCGCTCCTCCTCATCGTCACCGCGCTCGTCGTCCTCGCACCGAGCCTCAAGACGCTCGTCGAGCAGCAGCAGCGCATCGCCCAGCTCCGCGCCGATGTCGAGGCGGCCGAGGCGGAGGTCGGCGAGCTCCAGGCGCAGGTCGACCGCTGGAGCGACCCCGCCTACATCGAGGCGCAGGCGCGCGACCGCCTGTACTACGTGTTCCCCGGCGATGTCAGCTACCTCGTGATCGGCTCCGGCGACGACGAGGCCTCGCTCGAGGAGCCCGAGATCAGCGACAAGATCCAGGCGACCCGCGTCGACTGGATGCGCGCCCTCGTCGGGTCGCTCTACACGGCGGGCCTCACGGACGCCGAGCCGGACGAGCTCGCCTCGCCCGTCCAGAAGGGGCAGACCCCGTGA
- a CDS encoding DUF501 domain-containing protein, which yields MTTPPFAPPSEADLRVLTEQLGRPVRDVLGIAARCACGNPTVVATAPRLSGGTPFPTLYYLSHPAATASASRLEASGVMPELAALLEDDDTAAAYLAAHEAYLADRAQYGEVEEIAGISAGGMPTRVKCLHALIGHALAAGPGVNPIGDLALARADWSPEQCRCAEPGAAP from the coding sequence GTGACCACCCCGCCCTTCGCCCCGCCCTCGGAGGCCGACCTCCGCGTCCTCACCGAGCAGCTGGGACGACCCGTGCGCGACGTCCTCGGCATCGCGGCGCGGTGCGCCTGCGGCAACCCGACCGTCGTCGCGACGGCGCCGCGGCTCTCGGGCGGCACCCCCTTCCCGACCCTCTACTACCTGTCGCACCCCGCCGCGACGGCCTCGGCATCCCGCCTCGAGGCCTCCGGGGTGATGCCCGAGCTCGCGGCGCTGCTGGAGGACGACGACACCGCGGCCGCCTACCTCGCTGCGCACGAGGCCTACCTCGCCGATCGGGCGCAGTACGGCGAGGTCGAGGAGATCGCCGGCATCTCCGCGGGCGGCATGCCGACCCGCGTGAAGTGCCTGCACGCCCTCATCGGCCACGCGCTCGCCGCGGGGCCGGGCGTCAACCCCATCGGCGACCTCGCGCTCGCGCGCGCCGACTGGTCGCCCGAGCAGTGCCGCTGCGCCGAGCCGGGCGCCGCGCCGTGA
- a CDS encoding S8 family serine peptidase, with translation MSPRRRLALLGGGLAAVLAATLLPAASASADQVRDREYWLGEYGIREAWQTTRGAGVRIAIIDTGVAGSHPDLRGAVVDGADFSGLGASDGQRPVGSEGAEHGTMVGSLAAGRGQPGDAGIIGSAPEAELLAISIGFGEGDADSDTQIAEAVRWAVDHDADVINMSLTRNTRDWPVSWDEAFLYAAEHDVVVVAAAGNRGSGTVEVGAPATMPGVLTVGGVDESGAASFDASSQGITIGVSAPSENLVGALPDGGYALWDGTSGATPIVAGIVALVRAAHPDLDAANVIQRVISTARDAGPAGPDFTYGHGLVDAGAAVRDEVPAVRANPMGDLAEWVRLYRRAETTTGEDVPSGILPVAPEQPGPPWSPLGVLLPTVQDLRLAGPPALVLLGLVGVLAAGAALARRWYLAGRRAR, from the coding sequence GTGAGCCCTCGGCGACGCCTCGCCCTCCTCGGGGGCGGCCTCGCCGCCGTGCTCGCCGCGACCCTCCTCCCGGCCGCCTCCGCGAGCGCCGACCAGGTCCGCGACCGCGAGTACTGGCTCGGCGAGTACGGCATCCGGGAGGCGTGGCAGACGACCCGCGGGGCCGGGGTCCGCATCGCGATCATCGACACCGGGGTCGCCGGCTCGCATCCCGACCTCCGCGGCGCGGTCGTCGACGGCGCGGACTTCTCGGGCCTCGGCGCGTCGGACGGGCAGCGCCCCGTGGGCTCCGAGGGCGCCGAGCACGGCACCATGGTCGGCTCGCTCGCGGCCGGCCGCGGACAGCCGGGCGACGCGGGCATCATCGGCTCGGCGCCCGAGGCGGAGCTGCTCGCCATCTCGATCGGCTTCGGCGAGGGGGATGCGGACTCCGACACCCAGATCGCGGAGGCGGTCCGGTGGGCGGTCGACCACGACGCCGACGTCATCAACATGTCGCTGACCCGCAACACGCGCGACTGGCCGGTGAGCTGGGACGAGGCCTTCCTCTACGCCGCCGAGCACGACGTCGTGGTGGTCGCGGCGGCCGGCAACCGGGGATCGGGCACCGTCGAGGTGGGCGCGCCTGCGACCATGCCGGGCGTGCTGACGGTCGGGGGCGTCGACGAGTCCGGTGCCGCGAGCTTCGACGCCTCCTCGCAGGGCATCACGATCGGCGTCTCGGCGCCGAGCGAGAACCTCGTCGGCGCGCTCCCCGACGGCGGCTACGCCCTCTGGGACGGCACGAGCGGCGCCACCCCGATCGTCGCGGGGATCGTGGCCCTCGTCCGCGCCGCGCACCCCGACCTCGATGCCGCCAACGTGATCCAGCGCGTCATCTCGACGGCGCGCGATGCGGGACCGGCAGGCCCCGACTTCACCTACGGCCACGGTCTCGTGGATGCGGGGGCGGCCGTGCGGGACGAGGTGCCCGCCGTGCGCGCGAACCCCATGGGGGACCTCGCCGAATGGGTGCGCCTCTACCGCCGTGCGGAGACGACGACGGGGGAGGACGTCCCGTCCGGGATCCTGCCCGTCGCGCCCGAGCAGCCGGGGCCGCCGTGGTCGCCGCTCGGGGTGCTGCTCCCGACCGTGCAGGACCTCCGACTCGCCGGGCCGCCCGCGCTCGTCCTGCTCGGCCTCGTCGGCGTCCTCGCGGCCGGAGCGGCCCTCGCCCGGCGCTGGTACCTGGCGGGTCGCCGCGCGCGGTAG
- a CDS encoding NAD(P)/FAD-dependent oxidoreductase: MRKILIVGGGYAGYYTALKLEKQLRRGEAQVTMVDPLPYMTYQPFLPEVAAGSIEPRHAVVHHRRHLKKTRVITAKVTGVEHAAKVATITPEVGEPWQESYDTIVMTAGAVSRTFPIPGVADEAIGLKTIEEATAIRDRLTRNFDLASNLPAGPERDRLLTVVVVGGGFAGIEVFAELRSFASSLVASYPTLTVDDTHFHLIEAMGRIMPEVSLPTSHWVLKNLAQRQATVHLDTQLQSAVDGKIQLSTGESFESDLIIWTAGVMANPVLRNTDLPTEERGRLRVEPTLRVVDDEGVVADAWGCGDVAATPDLSGGGVGGFAVPNAQHAVRMGKLMAKNLVAELRGEEPREYFHKNLGAVAGLGIGIGVFQKGKLAVKGFPAWVMHRGYHGLAMPMWERKIRVFGVWILNVLLRRDPVGIPARDTPRLAFETFASRPKS; encoded by the coding sequence GTGCGCAAGATCCTGATCGTCGGCGGCGGCTACGCCGGCTACTACACCGCCCTCAAGCTCGAGAAGCAGCTCCGCCGCGGCGAGGCCCAGGTCACCATGGTCGACCCGCTGCCGTACATGACCTACCAGCCCTTCCTCCCCGAGGTCGCGGCCGGCTCCATCGAGCCGCGGCACGCGGTGGTCCACCACCGTCGCCACCTCAAGAAGACCCGCGTCATCACGGCGAAGGTCACCGGGGTCGAGCACGCCGCCAAGGTCGCGACCATCACGCCCGAGGTCGGCGAGCCGTGGCAGGAGTCGTACGACACCATCGTCATGACGGCGGGTGCCGTCTCCCGCACCTTCCCGATCCCGGGCGTCGCGGACGAGGCCATCGGACTCAAGACGATCGAGGAGGCGACCGCGATCCGCGACCGCCTCACCCGCAACTTCGACCTCGCGTCGAACCTCCCCGCCGGGCCCGAGCGCGACCGCCTCCTGACGGTCGTCGTCGTCGGCGGCGGCTTCGCCGGCATCGAGGTCTTCGCCGAGCTCCGCAGCTTCGCGAGCTCGCTCGTCGCCTCCTACCCGACCCTCACGGTCGACGACACGCACTTCCACCTCATCGAGGCGATGGGCCGCATCATGCCCGAGGTGTCGCTCCCGACGAGCCACTGGGTGCTCAAGAACCTCGCCCAGCGCCAGGCGACCGTCCACCTCGACACGCAGCTCCAGAGCGCCGTCGACGGGAAGATCCAGCTGTCGACCGGCGAGAGCTTCGAGTCCGACCTCATCATCTGGACGGCCGGCGTCATGGCCAACCCCGTCCTCCGCAACACCGACCTCCCCACGGAGGAGCGCGGCCGCCTCCGCGTCGAGCCGACGCTGCGCGTCGTCGACGACGAGGGCGTCGTCGCGGACGCGTGGGGATGCGGCGATGTCGCGGCGACCCCCGACCTCTCGGGCGGCGGCGTCGGCGGCTTCGCGGTGCCGAACGCGCAGCACGCGGTCCGCATGGGCAAGCTCATGGCCAAGAACCTCGTGGCGGAGCTCCGCGGCGAGGAGCCCCGCGAGTACTTCCACAAGAACCTGGGCGCGGTCGCCGGGCTCGGCATCGGCATCGGCGTATTCCAGAAGGGCAAGCTCGCGGTCAAGGGCTTCCCCGCGTGGGTCATGCACCGCGGCTACCACGGCCTCGCGATGCCCATGTGGGAGCGCAAGATCCGCGTCTTCGGCGTCTGGATCCTCAACGTCCTGCTCCGCCGCGACCCGGTCGGCATCCCGGCGCGCGACACCCCGCGCCTCGCCTTCGAGACCTTCGCGTCGCGCCCCAAGTCGTAG